ACTTTTTAAATATACCTAAATAGATGTCTCCAGATAAAGAAAAGCAATCTGCAGAAATACTATTAAAGATAATTTCTTTTACAACTACTTAATAGTTGATGGACTTTGGAACAGACGGTTTCTATGACACTTTCTTTGAGAGGATCTTTTGGCAGGATCAGGAACAAAAACAGGCATCAAAATGAAGCCACTAAACTTCATTTTTTCATCTACTTGTTTCCCCTTCGACTTCCTCCTCCTTCTCCACAACAAACTCTCTGACCAAGCGGTAGATAACTGCGAAGATAGGCGTGAAGAAAATCATGCCGACCAAGCCAAATAGGTTACCTCCAATCAGGGCTGCGGCTAGGGTAAAGAGAGTTGGGAGACCAACGGACTGGCCGACCACGCGCGGATAGATGACATTGCCCTCAATCAGCTGCACTCCCTGAAAGACTGCGATTGAAAGAAGAGCTTTCCAAGGGCTGTCGGTAAAGATAAAGATAGCACCCAGAGCACAGGCTGAGAAGGGCCCGATGTAGGGAATGAAAGAGAGCACTCCAGCCAAAACCCCTGTCAGGGCTGCATATGGTAGGCCTGTCAGAGAGTAGGCGATGAAGACTAAAACACCGACAATAACTGCCTCAATCATCTGCCCCATCAGGAACTTATCATAGGTCTCAACAATGACAGAACCGACATAGGCTAGGCGTTTGACAGCCTTCTCAGGAAGCAGGACCTGCAAAAGACGACTAGTGATCGTCTGCAAATGCTCCTTGCTGCTCAAGAAGGCAAACATAAGAAAGATGGACATGATGACAGAGAAGAAATTACCAAAAATAGCAGAAATATTGCCCGTCAGACTGCCCAGAAGAGAGATAGCTCTGTTGACAATACCACTGTTTTGCAGTTGCTTGGTCAAATCTTTCAGCTGGCTAGAGGAAAGCAAGCCAGACTGCTGCAGCCACTTGGCTAGCTGAGGCGCTACTTTGCCAATGGTCGCGCTCAGCTGATTGACCGCTGTGGTCAGGGTCGGTACGACGATGGAGACAATCCCCGTCATGATGAGAGCTAAAATCAGCACCTCCAAAACCAAGGCCAAAGCGCGCTGCAAGTTCTGAGGGACTCGGCATTTGTCTAGAAGGTCTTCCAGCTTTTTCATCGGGACATTAAAGATGAAGGCTAAAACTTCACCCAATATAATGGGTGAAAATACTGACGTCAGGCTCTGCAGGCCCGACCAAATGTTTCCGATATAGAGAACCAGAGCCAGAGCAAGCGCCGCAAAGACGATGAGTTTATAGGATTCATTGATTTTTTTCATAAGACTTCCTTTACAGTTTTGTCATTTCCTTATTTTATCATAATTTTCAAGGCCTTTCGAGCAGGAGAAAGTCAGCTGCCACACTTGTCAATCAACTTTTTCGTCGCTCTTAAATTTTGACAAATCTAGAAGATATAGAATTCCTGAGATGATAGATAGAAGTCCTGAAAAAATAAATAGAAAAGAGATAAAGCCCATGATAGATGCGCAGAATAGAAGCTCATGACTCGTCTTATCGACTCTTGGGTCGTTGCTATAATGATACATTCCAACTATAGAAAGCCCCAAAAGCAGCCAACTGGTCAGTAT
Above is a window of Streptococcus cristatus ATCC 51100 DNA encoding:
- a CDS encoding AI-2E family transporter; translated protein: MKKINESYKLIVFAALALALVLYIGNIWSGLQSLTSVFSPIILGEVLAFIFNVPMKKLEDLLDKCRVPQNLQRALALVLEVLILALIMTGIVSIVVPTLTTAVNQLSATIGKVAPQLAKWLQQSGLLSSSQLKDLTKQLQNSGIVNRAISLLGSLTGNISAIFGNFFSVIMSIFLMFAFLSSKEHLQTITSRLLQVLLPEKAVKRLAYVGSVIVETYDKFLMGQMIEAVIVGVLVFIAYSLTGLPYAALTGVLAGVLSFIPYIGPFSACALGAIFIFTDSPWKALLSIAVFQGVQLIEGNVIYPRVVGQSVGLPTLFTLAAALIGGNLFGLVGMIFFTPIFAVIYRLVREFVVEKEEEVEGETSR